A stretch of the Staphylococcus sp. NRL 16/872 genome encodes the following:
- a CDS encoding HAD family hydrolase, producing MTEKTKAIFLDMDGTILHENNQASLKTKEVIDALRDKGLKVFLATGRSYSEIENLVPQGFKVDGIISSNGTSGEIDGKNLFQHSLLTDSVKKIVSLAQQQHIYYEVFPFDKMRIALKEDKQWMDEMIQGDTPPNNVSESEWKSRRDAMAGKIDWQEDIVEDQFAKIYLFSDNLNKITNFRDELIQNKVLLNISVSNSSRFNAETMAYNTDKGTGIKEMIEHFKIKQEETLVIGDSDNDRAMFAYGGYCVAMKNARPEIKELTDDVTSLTNEEDGAALYLEGKFLK from the coding sequence ATGACAGAAAAAACAAAAGCTATATTTTTAGATATGGATGGCACAATTTTACATGAAAATAACCAAGCGTCTCTTAAAACGAAAGAAGTTATTGATGCTTTAAGAGATAAAGGGTTAAAAGTATTCTTAGCTACAGGCCGTTCATATTCTGAAATTGAGAACTTAGTACCTCAAGGATTTAAAGTAGATGGCATTATCAGTTCAAATGGCACTAGTGGGGAAATAGATGGTAAAAACTTATTCCAACATAGTCTATTAACAGATAGTGTGAAAAAAATTGTGAGTTTAGCGCAACAGCAACATATTTATTATGAAGTATTTCCATTTGATAAAATGCGTATTGCTTTAAAAGAAGATAAACAATGGATGGACGAAATGATTCAAGGAGATACACCTCCTAATAATGTAAGTGAAAGTGAATGGAAATCAAGACGAGATGCTATGGCAGGAAAGATTGATTGGCAGGAAGATATTGTAGAGGATCAATTTGCTAAAATTTACTTATTCAGTGATAACTTAAATAAAATTACAAACTTTAGAGATGAATTAATACAAAATAAAGTTTTATTAAACATTAGTGTTTCTAACTCATCTAGATTTAATGCTGAGACGATGGCTTATAACACTGATAAAGGCACGGGTATAAAAGAGATGATTGAACATTTTAAAATTAAGCAAGAAGAGACCCTTGTTATTGGCGATAGCGATAATGATAGAGCTATGTTTGCGTATGGTGGATATTGTGTTGCCATGAAGAATGCACGTCCAGAAATTAAAGAATTAACAGATGATGTGACGTCATTAACAAATGAAGAAGATGGGGCAGCATTGTATTTAGAGGGAAAATTCTTAAAATAA
- a CDS encoding EscU/YscU/HrcU family type III secretion system export apparatus switch protein produces MFNYHSLAFKNAKSQILKTILFSIVSFLIVFAIFNVARMAFIRTFMEMQIATQLQQPTGLPLFTMILLFILGVLFFIFLGYQLLAGAFNVMAKAIKRETVSFSDLFFAFKKGKYIKSVILALLSIVLYIIMYLITMGLNFLFNKALTPIFTSLQQSVSTSDNAMGILLTAQIIFVIIMGLILSLIYWFFFIWMINYTVSLSQNNELSAIKHFKEGFNGIKNGNKTWFKFFIAVILINLVIIIISQPLGTLISVATGNMSQNVAQIIMIVAQVIILILRLVLYFVILMGIVQYFLKRGEKLDKTHKKKKLNKDEKKQKTTNNNSINNEAKESTSVNDKIKNQSEVVTDKVNQHSDKK; encoded by the coding sequence TTCTAATTGTATTTGCGATCTTTAACGTTGCTAGAATGGCATTTATTCGTACATTTATGGAAATGCAAATAGCAACACAACTTCAACAACCCACTGGTTTACCTTTATTTACAATGATTTTACTATTTATATTAGGAGTGCTTTTCTTTATATTCTTAGGTTATCAATTACTTGCAGGCGCTTTTAATGTAATGGCTAAAGCAATAAAAAGAGAAACAGTAAGTTTTAGTGACTTATTTTTTGCTTTCAAAAAAGGTAAATATATTAAAAGTGTTATTTTAGCACTACTTTCAATAGTGCTATATATCATTATGTATTTAATTACAATGGGATTAAATTTCTTATTTAACAAAGCTTTAACCCCAATATTTACGTCACTGCAACAATCAGTAAGTACCTCTGATAATGCAATGGGAATTTTATTAACAGCACAAATTATATTCGTGATTATTATGGGGCTTATATTATCATTAATTTATTGGTTCTTCTTTATTTGGATGATTAATTATACAGTTTCATTATCACAGAATAATGAATTAAGTGCGATTAAACACTTTAAAGAAGGCTTTAATGGTATTAAAAATGGCAATAAAACTTGGTTTAAATTCTTTATTGCAGTTATTTTAATCAATTTAGTAATCATTATTATTTCTCAACCATTAGGCACTTTAATTTCAGTAGCAACAGGTAATATGTCTCAAAATGTTGCTCAAATCATTATGATTGTTGCTCAAGTCATTATTTTGATTTTACGTTTAGTTCTTTATTTTGTAATTTTAATGGGTATTGTTCAATACTTCTTAAAACGTGGAGAAAAATTAGACAAAACTCATAAAAAGAAAAAATTAAATAAAGATGAGAAAAAACAAAAAACAACTAATAACAATTCAATAAATAATGAAGCAAAAGAATCTACAAGTGTTAATGATAAAATTAAAAATCAATCTGAAGTAGTAACAGATAAAGTTAACCAACATTCAGATAAAAAATAA
- a CDS encoding ABC transporter ATP-binding protein, with translation MLISLENISKKKQGKLILNQLSWEINEGDKWVLYGLNGAGKTTLLNILNGYDSITEGTINLFGMQPGRQGYSVEKVREQIGFVSSSLLEKFQEGETVLDVVISGAFKSIGVYKEVNEALFKEAESLLQIVGMYDLQHQFIGYLSTGQKQKVMIARALMNHPKLLILDEPASGLDFIARETLFATLEQLNQAYPLLSIIYVTHFIEEVIPLFDKIFLLKEGKCFKQGDINDILNSDIMSRMFRVNVEVIKYHQRWSLFLKNKHDKNYTEGT, from the coding sequence ATGTTAATATCTTTGGAAAATATTAGTAAAAAGAAGCAGGGTAAATTAATTCTTAATCAATTATCATGGGAAATCAATGAAGGTGATAAATGGGTATTATATGGTTTAAATGGTGCCGGTAAAACTACGCTCTTAAATATATTAAATGGTTATGATTCTATTACAGAAGGCACTATTAATCTTTTTGGGATGCAACCCGGACGTCAAGGCTATTCTGTTGAAAAGGTGAGAGAACAAATAGGATTTGTATCATCAAGTTTATTAGAAAAGTTTCAAGAAGGTGAAACTGTATTAGATGTTGTTATAAGTGGGGCATTTAAATCTATAGGTGTTTATAAGGAAGTAAATGAAGCGTTATTTAAAGAAGCTGAATCTTTATTACAAATAGTGGGTATGTATGATTTACAGCATCAATTTATAGGGTATTTGTCTACGGGTCAAAAACAAAAGGTAATGATTGCACGCGCATTGATGAATCATCCTAAATTGCTTATTTTAGATGAACCTGCTTCAGGACTAGATTTTATTGCACGTGAAACGCTATTTGCTACCTTAGAACAATTAAATCAAGCATATCCCTTACTCTCTATCATTTACGTAACACATTTCATTGAAGAAGTTATTCCGTTATTTGATAAAATATTTTTATTAAAAGAAGGGAAATGCTTTAAACAGGGAGATATTAACGATATTCTTAATAGTGACATAATGTCTCGAATGTTTAGGGTGAACGTAGAAGTAATAAAATACCATCAACGTTGGAGTCTATTTTTGAAAAATAAGCATGATAAAAATTATACGGAGGGTACATAA